In Lolium perenne isolate Kyuss_39 chromosome 5, Kyuss_2.0, whole genome shotgun sequence, the sequence GGCATGCACCGTAGTCTTTTCCTTTTGCGGAACTAGATTATTTcctaatatcgcgagactttccagggcgccgcgatgagcttgagccatggatccttcagggcgctggttgatgaggtacgcagcgaggttggctgttgctcctgcaacggttttcggccgtggtatgcctgcggtgtccgtagttataaaggacttggtcaggtttgacgtgatttctctagcgtcatcttccgaaagcctggatagccTCGACCGGTGTTTGCCTGCCCCCTGAGTGTTTGGAGAGGCGctcccttgcgagccccttcATCGTTCGCTGGATtgatctgccgcagataggcgtctctcgagggtggcttgctctttcgacaggtgctcccggtttttctctagtatagagcgataagcattgagggttccaaccgaggttcctgcggggagcggtgtgttgttgagtactgctgccctggCAGCTGCCCACTCCTCGTCCGCGATGGTGTAGTCGCTGTCGTGGTTACTGGCGCTGTTTTCGAAACTCGCCTGTCTACTGGAACAAGGAGTATGGTCTCCGTCTCCTCtgtgccttgtgtttcccgtgttattggcgacataaacctggtgGTGTGCCGTTCTTCGGGTGGTTCCTTGGAAGATGCTGTcaatactgtcctctcccgatgaatactgggcattgcagatgaacggcgtgtcgctcgatcccagcccgtgcctggtgtcgcagttcaagcagtagtacgaagttaaCTCCGAAGATGTGGGATCGTCGGATCCTACCGACATGGACGACACAGAACGGGGAGTTGAGGGCGCGGGCGAACTCGTCGAGCCTGTCattccagccgaaaggtcgagtgatgatgacgcgcttggacttgtcgatctggaagtgggcgattccagcagtcgaaggattccttccgcgttgacgttgtagtgaacgctgccgaaggtcatctccgtgtttccttgtagatctgagaagtttgagcgggaggaatcgctgtgcggggtgaactcataggagccgaaccgaatcgggcttcccaggtttggcgatgacggtgtagatgaagttgctgatgaagttgcCGGTGAAGTCGCCGGTGCCATGATtagatctgccgatgaccgatcttgtgccgacagggttcccacagacggcgccaattgtcgagggtgctcctcggcaatgccctccgataggggcttagggttgatggaatcctgcaagctgacacgagacatcggttcacagacaagcggggagacgatttacccaggtttggggccctcgatgaggtaaaacccttacgtcctgcctgtctgttcttgattatgatgataatgggttacaatggggtgccgaatagttcggctgagatctcgtcgagatggctaagtactagggtaacctagctctaagcttctgttggctaagatcgctaagattggtTGTGTctctcgacagcccctctcctggtctttatatagtaagccaggtctcaagaggtataATCGAGTACGATTAGGTTTACACTAGATCTATctttaaactttccttgttcggctcctttcgcgtcttgtacttcaaggaatcttccgttgcaccgtcctagtggcccaccttgccatcggtaccttcatgggcctccgacTAGGAAATACGGGAAAGGGCAACATTGGTtagccgaagggtaatgcccacgtcaatagGGATCCTTTCGAAAGTGTCGGTGCTTTTATGGGGCTCCAAAACATGCCGACTCTTTTTGGGGAGCGCCGGTGCAGAGGCTTTCTCTCACTATAATTCCAATAGAGCTATTGGGAGCTCTATTTGGAGCACtgatggagatgctcttagcaacCCCATCACCAAAAGTAACCACGTGCCTGCCGGACTGATGCGAGGGAGAGACTGCAGCGACCCTGCCGCGGCTACCGCTAGGTAGGagcgctgatacgttgcaaacgtatctataactaGTTGATTCCCCACGCGGTGCTGCGGACATTAGAGATGATCTTCATATATATAAAAGCATGAAGTCTATGAAAAACCATGCTTATTTGCAAATGAAATTAGAAGTTCAAACTATATAAACATGTATGTAGGTCTATTAGTGCTAATATAGTATTCCCTCCGTTCCATTCTACAGTgtctatagttttttggcacggaaattagcgcaagagtattcatTATATAAGACCCCCTGGCTTAACGATTTGAGATCGGAGTAAAATGAGGGAAATCGATAACTTTCTAAATAAACATAACAAATCCAATAAATCTCACTggttgactctccatatatgtgcagccagCAGGTTTTACTAttaaggaaagaaaaacaatgCTTCCTAAATCTAAGGAATCATTAGGgtcatgcattaggaatctcaattaattgtttcccttttgtttggattttttttcatACATGTCCGTGTGGAAACTGACCGGTAGAGGGGGTATCTCTATCTCTACTATCTAAAAAGGAGGAACTGGTTCTGTTTCCTCCGGTCAAAGATTTCGTCCTACATATTTTCTTCTGAccattttaccctcccaccaaactaCGGACATACATTTCTCTACTATCTAAAAAGGAGGAACTGGTTCTGTTTCCTCCGGTCAAAGATTTCGTCCTACATATTTTCTTCTGAccattttaccctcccaccaaactaCGGACatacattccaaaaaaaaaaaaacacatcaGGCCAACTCCATGATTTTAGCCGAGAAAGAAGCATACATTCTCCACGAAAAATGTCACCTCCCTAGAGTCGTCAAGATCAACCTAACCCCTATGTTAAACGCTTGATCATTTAGGACTCGATCGATCTCGACGACGGGCGGCGTGGCTCGATCATCTAGAAAATCGATCGATCTCCACGACGGGCGGCGCGGCTCGCATGAACAAGGACGAAGTCGATGTAACAGATAAGGCGTGCGATCTCGAAAACGACAACTACAAGCCGTCACAAGGCGAGTTCGTCTAtggtcgtcgccgccgtccccaccGTCCCACGCCCGTTAACGCCCAGCAGCCACCGCCTTGAGACCCGCCGGGAGAGGGGCGAGGAGCCGCAGATGAGGAGAAAGTTGGGTGTGGATAATCGCCCACAGGAGGAGTCTCGGCAGAGTTGGGCGAGTTTCATTCAGCTCTCCCACCAACCTCTAGCGCCCGGATCCGCCCCGTCCCCATCCCTTCACGCCTGCGCTGCCCTTCCCGCAGAtttcaccgccgccgccgtccttgAATCCACCGGCGCCGATGTCCCGCTGAAATCCACGACGCGCCGCCATAGCCTTGACCTGGATTGCGCCTACTCCTGTACTGGATCTAGGTGTGGCCTGGCTCCACGTATCTCCAGGTGAGTGCACCAACGAATAGTGGGTCAAGGACGGAGTATAACGCAGTGATGAGCTTTTCCCTTCTTCCTCAATCCATGTACTGACCTAGACGGATttattctttagaattattatgcgCCTACGATCTGTCTTTTTGCTCAGTTGTCATGTTGATCGCTGCATCGATGCAACATTCCCGTTCATATGTTTACATTTTTCTCTGTGGATTTAAAAAGTAATTTAACCTtgctactcgtactttatttcacAGATGATGTGCTACTTCAATTTCTGAATAAGAATGCAGTTAACAGTGCCTCAGCAGGATTCCTTGACTAATTGGTATCCCATCGGTGAATCTGGATTTCAGTGGATTTCAGTGGACATCGCATCCTACAGAGTTTAGGTCCATCAGGGTATGCTCCTCATCTCGTCCCTATTTACTTTTCTTTGTTTTTAAAATCTGTTTAGGTTCAATTTTCGTCAGGGTTCATCAAGAATGGGAACACAATGGGCAGGAAGAAAAAGGGAATCTAAATTTAAAGGGAAAAAATTTGATAATGCTTTTGGACCAGCTGATGATCAAGGTATCTATTGTTCCTACTATGTTTGAGAGATACCCTAAATTCTGTTTCAAATTCATATTTCTGTGATATGAAATGGAGGCTAATAGCATCTCGGGGCAACAAATATGTACCCTTAACTTAATGAGCTAGCTAATGGTGTATATATGCATTCCTTTCCTGAATGTATCGTAGATATGATTGTATTGTTGAAGGATGTTGATCATAATGTGTAATACTGTAATTATTTCCTCCAGAGGTTGTATTTGCTGAGAGCTTGCCAGTCTTGAGGTCAGTGACGGATGGTTCAATTCATGCTTGGTTTGATCTCGAGTGGGTGGGCGCAGCAGCGCTGGCCTATGAGGCGAACAAGCTGCTGGTGATAGAGAACGTGCAGGTAGCGCCTCGGCAGGACGGCGAGGTCTGTATTAAGATCTTTTCCGCTCTCCCTGACTCTCTCCGACCACTGATCCGGTGATGATAGTTAGTGCCTACATTGTATGGATTTTTTTTCTTTAGTTGGTATTTCACTATGGAACATCATGATAAATTATATTGCAACAACTTAAGTTTTTTTTTCTTCTACTAGATTGTCATGAGTGAATTGCCATGTGACTAAATAGTTGGGGATTACTTGACTTCTAGGTGGCCCTCTATGAGTTGTTCTTGTTTTGTGCTTCCCAAGTTCCCATCGAGTGGGAATGGCTATACAGTAACATGAACTGATGTATAGTGAAAACTGCTTGTAGAAACTTCAAACTGTACTCAGTATGGTGTAGAGATTTACTAGACCTTGTGGTTATGTCATGAAATGACATAACTATTATTTCTGATACACATTCTCCTGGTTTATTTTTCACGGATTCCTATCACATAAGTGAAGATAAGTGTAATGTATAAGCGATTGCTATCTGTCTTGAGCATTAGGAGTAGAGCTTTGCTtcatccattaattaagcagAAGGTGcccggtttttaggagaaaatcgggCGAAAACCGACAAAGACAGGGCcaagcccacacccacccacacaGTGCCGCGAAGGGTACACCGAGCCACCCTGGCTATCCACGGAAGCTACACAAACGCGAAGCTCAAGTTGGCATATGCCAAATAGATGGCTCCCCAAGAAAAGGTCGGTAGCTTAGATTCTGACGACGAGCCCCAGAGAGGAGATGCACAAGACCTGCGCCGAAAAGGACCTTCACCGCCGGACCGCCCCTCGAAGGTCATTGTACACCACCCAAAGGCACATTCGACTTCACACCAAGAGGAG encodes:
- the LOC127300435 gene encoding uncharacterized protein yields the protein MGTQWAGRKRESKFKGKKFDNAFGPADDQEVVFAESLPVLRSVTDGSIHAWFDLEWVGAAALAYEANKLLVIENVQVAPRQDGEEFNFSDATRERHVRLPEIYVANTARPPCICMTMDICIVTSNYNVFSQYYEILFKISW